The genomic segment GACCCCACCTTAGAGATTTTAAGGATGTTTTGACTAGTGTAGGTTCGGgattaaaaagagaaaggaacCCGACCAAAATGCCTTAATCCCAGAAAACCCACCTACTCCCAAATCTGCAAAATGCTTTCCTTCAATTACGCCAATTAGGCCCACAGTACAACCATACCTTTTAGAGAGTTATACAAAAGGTTTGGGAGCCCAAGTGGATTTGTGGAACATCCCGAAGAGTTCAAGACTTATGCCAAATGGACGGCCACCTGACCATTAGCCTTCGCCATTTGCTTTCTGGGAATCATGGTCTTTCCCAAAGATTAGTCATTAGCCATAGACACCCGAGTTATTTCAGTTACTCATGCCATCCTCTACAACataacccaaaaagaaaaaaactaaataCTTCGACCTAACCCCAATTATCCTAGATGATCTATACCGATCCTTGAGCGTCTGTCGAAACCATCACAAATACTTCCAAGGATGTAACCTACTCCTACAATGGTGGATCCTTAAACATATGATCAAAATCAGGGGTAACCAATACCTAAGTAAGCCAACCGAAAGGGTCTCAATAACTTTTGATGGCATCCATTTACCTTTTCTAAGTTGAAAGAATAAAGTGTTCAATGAATGTTCCAAACTTCGTACAAACAAAGTTGGACCATTTACCTTTCTAGGATTGAGAGAGAGTTTTAAGACAGCTTGGGAGGATCCAAATTACCCCAATGGATGGGAGATTTCATCATTGACTATGATGGGGATTTGTGTACCGAAAATCTAAAAATCGGAtcgaaccgaattaatttggtttTTCGATGTTTTGGTacggttttgatttttttatatagCAAATCTAGTGTTCGGTGCCGATTCACCGGTTTTTCGGTATTTCGGTTTAATCGATATTACtatatgaatacatatatacaatttttGAAGATCAAAGTCATTTTCTATTAAGCCCAAAATAATTTATCCAAGACCACCataatttcatttcatttacccCAACTAACCCAAACGACTAAATCCTAACTTCATTTCCTGGGACACTTCCTCTCCTCTCGTCGACTCCTCACAAACCTAACATCAGAATTACAATTTACAACACTCAGGGCTTTGGATTCGCGGGAACTAGTCGAGTTCATTTTCCCTTATCacaagtttgaatgtggaagtTTTGGATAAAGAATCACTAAATTTGTATTGGATGTCTTTTTTGTGAATATAGGGGTTGGAGAATTTTGaatctttattgaataaaagttTTCAATTCATGTACTAATTCCATTTGTTATGCAATCTGTTGTACTGATTCGTGTTGGTTTTGTTTCTATTTATTTTGGGTTTTCGATACTCTATTGGTATTGGGTGTAGCTTTTTTCCCTTTGAAAGGGAGTAAAAACGAATTAGAAAAATcgaaatcgaaccgaaccgaacttcaaaaaatgtTTGGTTGACCAGCTCGTATcactttcaaaaaatcgaaaccgaagaACTGAACCGAAGTTTGAAAGAACTGAACCGAAGTTTGAAAAAACTGAACCGACCCAATGCCCACCCCTAGGATAGGCCACCGTTCGCGAGTGGAAAGGTCGCATGACGGGGTCACGATACTTTGGCACCGAGATAGGTTTCGTCCCGATTTGTGATGGAGTATAAGGATTGGTTAATGATATTCAAGTACTCTCCCTCCCGGACCTATTCTCTATAGTTGTGTACAAGACAAGGATTCATAGGCTGAGATTCGAGCCCATTTGGCTCAGAGGAGACATGACGACAGAGATGCCAAGTATTTGGAAAATATTGAGCACGACTAAGCCACCATAGCTGGTTTGAGGCGTGAGTTGGAGTTTActaatgatattttggttgaGCTTGATGATCGGATAAAGAAAACCTTGGATGACGTTGCTCCATTGACTTTTACACAGAAGCGTTTTCTGATGGAGGACAAATTGACATCAGCCCATCTTCATATCCAGACTACCCTCTGAAAGGCAAAGAAGGCTAGGATTGACCGAGCTTCCTCATCAGCCACCGGAGGACACTTCTGCTGATTCATTTTATGCATTGTCTTTACTTTATCCCTTTTGTACCCCTTCggggaagaatattattatttctgaaattttattattatggGGCAATGGTTTGACTCAAATGTCCTTGTTTCAAACGATTAGTATACCTTGTTTTAGGAACgcaattatatataattttataaacTACTTTATGTGATTTACTTGCTTTCATATGTTCAGTTTAAATGCTTAATTGATCTCAAGTACCGACCACTAccccaaagaaaaataatgaaaaacaaTATCCGTACTAAGTCTAGTAACCTTCTCAGAATTTGAAGATGGATGCCAAGAACATACTAGAGCAtgaggaaaaaaaggaaaatgagggTTTGCTCCATCGCAAAATTCAAGATCTCGAGAAACAGATCCCGACAATTAGAGCCAAAATCAAAGAGGCGATGAGTTGATGGATTCGGCGAAAAGTCCGCCCAAGGAACcaactaaaacacaacaccAAGGAGAGAATGTTTTGGACAACAGAAAAGGGATACTTCCCGAGTATATCCCTGTAGCCAAGGAATCAGAGGAAGAGAGGTGAAGTCTGATCCATAAGAACCCACTTAGCCATCCAGAGAGGATGCTTCCATCACCACCAAGCATAAGAAGAGAGGCCCGCCTCTCCAAGCCCAAGAGGGGAGCTCGAGGAACGGGTAGAGTTCGTTCGACCAGCATCGCCCGAATGGTGGGATATTGCACTCAAGGCTTTGGCCTGTCCCTACCGTGTCTCACCAAGACACGTGACAAGTGAGGAAATATTAGACAAGCTCGGAAGCAAAGGGATAATCTGTGTCAGCCATGAAAGGTTGCCACCCTGTGCCCCAGTTTTTGCATATAAGAGGTGCCCTTTTCAACAAAATCAAGCGGATCATACCGCCAATGAGTGCTTGACCCTCAGAAAAAAGATGATAGGGCTGATAGATGAGAAGCGCATCACCAAACTATGGGGCCCACACTCACTTTTGGTCCATGACAATGTTTCACCAACTGAAAGATTACACTGAATACCCACAGAGCCTACAATTTCACCATTTTCAAGGACTCCTATGCCAGTATCTTCCAGAAATTGGTCAGTATCGGGAAAATTAGCCCAATCAGGACTAGGAGGGCTCAAACCGAAGGAACTGTTTGCCGAAAGATGTGTCTCTACCATTCCGGGGCTTTAGGGCACGACATAGAAGAATGTGAAGCTTTTAAGTTTGAGGTGGAACATTTGGTCCACACGGGCAGCATCTGGGTGGTGCTCCCACCGCAGTATTAGAAATTAGGGCCTGTGGGCCGGGAGAAGGGTTGAAAGGACAAACAACCCGTTCTGATCTCAGGGAAAGGTCATCTTTTGGGTAAAATTTAGGGGATcccattttttgtatttaacacagatttgtcccccccccccccccccccatttatatgtaaaaggaactgcgccgacctgatgtcccaagGAAGGATACGCAGGAAGCCCCTATCGGGCCTGGTCACGGGTAGGTTTTAAGTTAGGGAGTCTTATCTTATGTAAACCGAACTATGGATGGGCCTGATTTCCTGCGGAGGGATATGTAAGTAGTCTACGTAAGACCCGATCCCTAtctattataaatattttattcccCCACTTAACAAAATCGAAATACTCAAAACTCGGTACAAgagataaatcaagaatttaagtCAAACgtatgattatttatgtgctACATGTTTTAACTGCCAATTATGTGCGATATTCTGCTTATCTTTTCTTACCTAATAAACTAACATTGTTTGCttttgagttattcttttcttatagaagAGAAAGTTGATTTGTGTTCacactggcatacttcacaagatcaaAAGCTGCAATAGCATCCCTATCCCAACAAGACAAAGGCAAAGCAAAAATGACTGGTACTTCCGAGAATGAGACTGCTCCAACTGACATCGCTCTCAGAGATTCACCTCTTCGAGATTTACCTGAGTTCTCACCTACTGAGGATGTTATGAAGATGatgtttgagaaaattatagACCTTCAAGAAGAAGTCGCACGAAACAAAGTCGCTAATGCTGCCCGAGAAGCATCTACTGAAACAAGAAGGCCTCTGTCACCTTTTTCGTCTCTAAGCTCACTACTACCCGATTACCTTCCCACTCACTCCACTGCAACCACCATACCTTTTACCCCGATTCCGATCACTGGAGGACACATTGGCACCTCGTACCATACTACACCACCAGCCGACACTACCCAAATTCTCGGAACCACTCACTCCGTTCCTTCCTACCTAGCGCCACAAAATACCCATCCCGACATCACTATACAACCAAGTACCGTCTCACTATCGACTGCCAAAACTACACATATCCACCAAAATCGCCCTACACACCCAATAGTTTCCTTCCACACACCCATCACCCAAACACCTTCTCACCTGATCATAAGAAATCGATCACTACGAAGAGATGGAAAAGGCATGGAAGGCCGAGCAATAAAAACAGGAAGAAAGACTCAAACGAAAGATGATCGCAATGTTGGAACGGTCCATGAGAACCACCCTTACTGGCACGGGCTTAAGCtatgatgatttgtgcatgcATCCAATTTTGGACTTGCCAGAAGGTTTCAAGGTGCCTTATTTTGAATTGTTCAATGGAACGGGTAACCCCAAAGCCCATTTGCGGGCCTACTGTGACCAACTGGTCGGTGTCCGAGATAATCAGGTGCTTATTATAAGGCTATTCAGCTGGAGTTTGATCGGAGAAGCCTTCGAGTGGTTCACAGTGCAAGACATACATCGTTGGGTCACATGGGAAGATATGGTTGCGGCCTTCATGGAGAGATTCTATTTTAATATGGAAATAGTATCGGATCGGTACTACTTGGagaaagtaaaacaaaaatCCACCGAAAACTTTCGTGAGTATGCAAGTAGGTGGAGAACGGAAGCCGCTCGAGTAAAACCACCAATGGGCGAAGAAGAATTAGTCTCGATTTTCATCCGTTCTCAAGAATCGGATTTCTATGACCGTATGTTTTTAATGGCAGGCAGGCCATTTTCTGAACTCAtcaaaatgggagaggccaCAGAGGATGGTCTCAAAACAGGACGGATCATAAGTGTAGCTGGGAAAGCTGCCGGATCAACCTCGATCGGGTTCgtaagaaagaagaaggaagacgtGGCAAGCATTTCCCATACTCCCAGCCCtagataaaagaaaaagggaagaactCCACTCCCCGATAAGAGTTTATGCTTCACCACCTCCAAACACCTATATACCCACCCCATACAATACGATGCCCGTATATTATGCACAATCGACATTCCAAACGCCACCCCC from the Lycium ferocissimum isolate CSIRO_LF1 chromosome 11, AGI_CSIRO_Lferr_CH_V1, whole genome shotgun sequence genome contains:
- the LOC132037200 gene encoding uncharacterized protein LOC132037200; protein product: MHPILDLPEGFKVPYFELFNGTGNPKAHLRAYCDQLVGVRDNQVLIIRLFSWSLIGEAFEWFTVQDIHRWVTWEDMVAAFMERFYFNMEIVSDRYYLEKVKQKSTENFREYASRWRTEAARVKPPMGEEELVSIFIRSQESDFYDRMFLMAGRPFSELIKMGEATEDGLKTGRIISVAGKAAGSTSIGFVRKKKEDVASISHTPSPR